From a single Maylandia zebra isolate NMK-2024a linkage group LG3, Mzebra_GT3a, whole genome shotgun sequence genomic region:
- the LOC112432863 gene encoding neuroligin-2-like, with amino-acid sequence MLEFLYDDFEELVGELLNYDILIGVNQGEGLKFVDDSEDNDGISAAAFDYTISSFVDNLYGYPEGEDATSWAPNLSVGVSDRSACEPLTAGPQSQFLTHFLFTDHQWVAPAVATAKLHAEFQSPVYFYTFYHHCHTETRPEWADAAHGDEIPYVFGVPMIGATDLFPCNFSKNDVMLSAVVMTYWTNFAKTGDPNLPVPQDTEFIHTKPNRFEEVIWTKFNWKDKQYLHIGLKPRVRDNYRANKVAFWLELVPHLHSLHDVLFPTTTRSPAGRDPGTMRPRNNVPRTTRHPYPTFPSDPEPEGSERPPQDLFPRHTRDYSTELSVTVAVGASLFFLNILAFAALYYKRDKRHEMRRHRLSPQRGGPANDLAHSQEEEIMSLQMKDWEHDAHHDMEPLRPHDILRPACPPDYTLALRRAPDNVPLMTPYTITVIPSTITSMQPLHAFNTFPSTGHNNTLPHPHSTTRV; translated from the exons ATGTTGGAGTTTCTATACGATGACTTTGAAGAGCTTGTG GGGGAGCTCCTAAACTATGACATCTTGATAGGAGTGAACCAGGGAGAGGGGCTGAAGTTTGTGGACGACAGTGAGGACAACGACGGCATCTCAGCTGCGGCGTTCGACTACACCATCTCCAGCTTTGTTGACAACCTCTACGGCTACCCAGAGGGTGAGGACGCCACCTCT TGGGCTCCCAATCTCAGTGTCGGTGTTTCTGACAGATCGGCCTGCGAACCCCTCACAGCCGGACCACAGTCACA atttctcactcacttcctgtttacggACCACCAGTGGGTGGCACCAGCTGTGGCCACTGCCAAACTCCATGCTGAGTTTCAGTCCCCAGTTTACTTTTACACGTTCTACCACCACTGCCACACCGAGACGCGGCCCGAGTGGGCCGACGCCGCGCACGGAGACGAGATACCTTACGTGTTCGGCGTACCGATGATCGGTGCCACGGACCTGTTCCCCTGCAACTTCTCCAAGAACGATGTGATGCTGAGCGCTGTGGTCATGACTTACTGGACTAACTTCGCAAAGACTGG GGACCCCAACCTGCCCGTCCCTCAGGACACTGAGTTCATTCATACCAAGCCCAACCGCTTCGAGGAGGTCATCTGGACCAAGTTCAACTGGAAGGACAAGCAGTACCTTCACATCGGTTTGAAACCTCGTGTCAGAGACAACTACAGAGCTAACAAAGTGGCCTTTTGGCTGGAATTAGTCCCTCATCTTCACAGCCTGCACGACGTGCTCTTTCCCACCACTACGCGCTCCCCCGCAGGCCGTGACCCCGGCACCATGAGGCCCAGAAACAACGTTCCTCGAACCACTCGTCATCCTTACCCTACCTTCCCATCAGATCCTGAGCCCGAGGGCTCAGAGCGCCCGCCCCAGGACCTCTTTCCCAGACACACCCGCGACTACTCCACCGAACTGAGCGTGACAGTTGCAGTTGGAGCGTCGCTCTTCTTCCTCAACATCCTGGCCTTCGCCGCCCTTTACTACAAGCGTGACAAGCGGCACGAGATGCGCCGGCACCGGCTGTCCCCTCAGCGGGGCGGCCCCGCCAACGACCTGGCTCACAGCCAGGAGGAGGAGATCATGTCCCTGCAGATGAAGGACTGGGAGCACGACGCTCACCACGACATGGAGCCCCTGCGACCCCACGACATCCTGCGGCCCGCCTGCCCTCCCGACTACACCCTGGCGCTGCGCCGCGCCCCCGACAACGTGCCGCTGATGACGCCATACACCATCACCGTGATCCCCAGCACCATCACCAGCATGCAGCCTCTTCACGCCTTCAACACATTCCCCTCCACCGGCCACAACAACACCCTGCCCCACCCCCACTCCACCACCAGGGTATAG